In Oscillatoria acuminata PCC 6304, a single window of DNA contains:
- a CDS encoding helix-turn-helix domain-containing protein produces MGLVRLRIREFANEKGWNLKEVSDRSGLVYSTVRHYARSPGLALVDFTAIHKLARTFDVLIEDLVEIVEE; encoded by the coding sequence GTGGGTTTAGTTAGATTACGAATTCGCGAGTTTGCGAATGAGAAGGGATGGAACCTCAAAGAAGTCTCTGACCGTTCGGGTCTGGTGTACAGTACGGTCCGGCATTATGCGCGATCGCCAGGACTAGCGCTGGTAGATTTTACTGCAATTCACAAGTTGGCTCGTACTTTTGATGTTCTGATAGAAGATTTGGTGGAAATTGTCGAAGAATAG
- a CDS encoding GDSL-type esterase/lipase family protein: protein MNRPASGIQMYLQRIEGLKVGRTYTLLPPDSFKSVWEQAIGQPTYQDWTNLLAWEALALTKGQGSNRLSILLGDSISMWFPPELMPPGRLWLNQGISGDNTSGILKRLWTFSETKPHTIYILAGINDLRQGRPDASIADNIYYTVRELQLIHPPAKVVVQSILPTRLAALPNTRIRKINLELAAISKSEGAIYFDLNSGFTNDEDMLRRELTTDGIHLSQAGYQLWQKALHQMSSRLDLNRDNRYQQWLQRSPNFILDGKTYTWVSYQVQPGDSLPQLSQKAFGFDTFEYWDLIALKNNLGFEEKLGDRTILIPQTVEK, encoded by the coding sequence ATGAATCGACCGGCTTCTGGAATTCAAATGTATTTACAACGAATAGAAGGCTTAAAAGTGGGTAGGACTTACACCCTCCTCCCACCGGATAGCTTTAAATCAGTATGGGAACAAGCGATCGGCCAACCCACCTATCAAGATTGGACCAATCTGTTAGCGTGGGAAGCCCTAGCACTTACCAAAGGACAGGGTTCTAATCGTCTGTCGATTTTATTAGGGGATTCGATTTCAATGTGGTTTCCTCCCGAACTCATGCCACCGGGGAGACTGTGGCTCAATCAAGGAATTTCCGGGGATAATACCAGCGGAATTTTAAAGCGATTGTGGACATTTTCCGAGACCAAACCTCATACAATTTATATTCTAGCAGGCATTAACGATTTACGTCAGGGTAGACCGGATGCCAGCATAGCAGATAATATTTATTATACAGTAAGGGAACTGCAACTGATTCACCCCCCGGCTAAAGTAGTGGTGCAATCCATTTTACCCACCCGACTGGCGGCACTTCCTAATACCAGAATTCGTAAAATTAACCTCGAACTGGCGGCAATATCCAAATCCGAAGGCGCAATTTATTTTGACCTCAATTCCGGTTTTACCAACGATGAGGATATGTTACGGCGCGAGTTAACCACCGACGGTATCCATTTGAGCCAAGCCGGATATCAACTCTGGCAAAAAGCCCTGCATCAGATGTCATCTCGCCTAGACCTCAATCGGGATAACCGATATCAGCAATGGTTGCAAAGGTCTCCAAATTTTATCCTAGATGGTAAAACTTATACCTGGGTATCTTATCAAGTTCAACCGGGAGACAGCTTACCGCAATTATCCCAGAAAGCCTTTGGATTTGATACATTTGAATACTGGGATTTAATTGCCTTGAAAAACAATCTGGGGTTTGAGGAAAAGTTGGGCGATCGAACGATTTTGATTCCCCAAACTGTGGAGAAATAA
- a CDS encoding DUF433 domain-containing protein, translating into MSKLLERITINPRQCGGRPCIRGMRIRVSDVLDLFAAGLSSEQILEELPDLEMDDLRATLAYASRKLNHPVLLA; encoded by the coding sequence ATGTCAAAGCTACTTGAGCGAATCACCATAAATCCCAGACAGTGTGGGGGTCGTCCCTGTATTCGGGGTATGAGAATTCGAGTGTCCGATGTTCTGGATCTGTTTGCAGCAGGGCTTAGTTCCGAACAGATTTTAGAGGAACTCCCTGATCTGGAAATGGATGATTTGAGAGCAACGCTTGCCTATGCGTCACGGAAACTTAATCATCCTGTGTTACTTGCATGA
- a CDS encoding DUF2281 domain-containing protein has product MMSPLLEKVLAEVTQLDRQEQLQLVSYLVTRWQQQPQLFVEKKISRKKLFGCMRGKIKIAEDFDAPLNDFAEYM; this is encoded by the coding sequence ATGATGAGTCCCCTCCTAGAAAAAGTCTTAGCAGAAGTCACCCAACTCGATCGCCAAGAGCAGTTGCAACTCGTCTCCTACTTAGTTACCCGTTGGCAACAACAGCCGCAATTATTTGTAGAGAAAAAAATCAGCCGTAAAAAATTATTTGGTTGTATGCGGGGCAAAATAAAGATTGCAGAAGACTTTGATGCACCCCTCAATGATTTTGCTGAGTATATGTGA
- a CDS encoding DUF6883 domain-containing protein: protein MLTQPAERIETTPYGQKYMIRATLRGQNGIKLKILTIWMVNNNETRFVTLVPDKGENQ from the coding sequence ATCCTCACTCAACCGGCTGAACGCATCGAAACCACTCCTTATGGTCAAAAATATATGATTCGGGCAACATTGCGAGGTCAAAATGGCATTAAACTGAAAATATTAACAATCTGGATGGTTAATAATAATGAAACCCGATTTGTAACCCTAGTCCCCGACAAAGGAGAAAATCAATGA
- a CDS encoding DUF4926 domain-containing protein, whose product MKPQHPLFSQVVLTGDLPQYHLKRGDIATIVEHYHHQESQEDGYSLEGFDVPQITIEVTASQIMPLSDYLKEEAILSKFRNLSEHQQKQLEEYLDFLLQKDQTTPVN is encoded by the coding sequence ATGAAACCTCAACATCCTCTATTTTCCCAAGTTGTCCTCACGGGAGATTTGCCCCAATATCACCTCAAACGGGGTGATATTGCCACGATTGTTGAACATTATCATCACCAAGAGTCCCAAGAAGATGGATATAGCTTAGAAGGATTTGACGTTCCTCAAATTACCATTGAAGTGACGGCATCACAGATTATGCCACTGAGTGACTATTTGAAAGAGGAAGCAATTTTAAGTAAATTTCGCAACCTGTCAGAACATCAACAAAAACAACTAGAAGAATACCTGGATTTTCTGTTGCAAAAAGACCAAACGACTCCGGTGAATTAA
- the vapC gene encoding type II toxin-antitoxin system tRNA(fMet)-specific endonuclease VapC: MKFLLDTNICIYVIKQKPLRVKERLQKIDTGEVGLSIITLAELEYGAAKSQKPQGNREALTRFCLPFQIVDFSPEDAQNFGEIRANLERRGQPIGSYDLLIASQSVTRGLILVTNNIKEFSRVDGLNLENWVE; encoded by the coding sequence ATGAAATTCTTACTAGATACTAACATTTGTATTTATGTCATTAAACAAAAACCTCTCCGGGTTAAGGAGCGATTGCAAAAGATTGATACTGGAGAAGTTGGGCTTTCTATCATTACTTTGGCAGAGCTAGAATATGGAGCAGCAAAGAGCCAAAAACCCCAGGGCAATCGAGAAGCATTAACTCGCTTTTGTTTGCCGTTTCAGATAGTCGATTTTTCACCAGAAGATGCTCAAAATTTTGGAGAAATTCGAGCGAATTTAGAGCGACGAGGGCAACCGATTGGCAGTTATGATTTACTGATTGCCTCTCAATCGGTGACTCGGGGACTGATATTAGTGACTAATAATATTAAAGAGTTCAGCCGAGTTGATGGTTTGAATCTGGAGAATTGGGTTGAGTAG
- a CDS encoding GNAT family N-acetyltransferase, protein MKHQREFGPLSNGKEAENLGLMLCHSFNFTGWELFRDRLGIKNYRALWQDNQIIGGLGLYPMAQWWGGNPVTMAGIAAVGVAPEHRGTGVADELLRHTLQELYDNQIPLSVLYPATQVLYRKVGYEQAGSLCKWQLPIQSIRMRDRTLTMHPIEPILSETIAALYQQQAVTCNGNLDRHPGIWENIFKPIPEETLYADLIGEPDDWQGYIIYSQQREGNSQTLAIADWVALTPAAIRRLWTFIADFRSQFANVIWRSSPVDPFLLTLPEQTGQMTEFSHWMLRIVDVPLSLQQRGYPSGIEAELHIKVQDNILSENNGKFILTVSNGKGEVTPGGRGDLRLEVRGLAPLYTGFFTPHQLHLSGHLQGNPSALSVATQLFSGPHPWMADMF, encoded by the coding sequence ATGAAACATCAGCGTGAATTTGGACCCCTTTCCAATGGGAAAGAGGCAGAAAACCTCGGATTAATGCTTTGCCATAGCTTCAACTTTACGGGGTGGGAACTGTTTCGCGATCGCCTTGGTATCAAAAACTACCGTGCGCTTTGGCAAGACAACCAAATCATTGGCGGATTAGGACTGTATCCAATGGCACAATGGTGGGGTGGCAATCCAGTTACAATGGCCGGAATTGCAGCAGTGGGAGTTGCTCCCGAACATCGCGGGACTGGGGTGGCAGATGAACTGCTCAGACATACCCTCCAAGAACTCTATGATAATCAAATTCCGTTGTCAGTTCTCTATCCAGCGACGCAGGTTCTTTATCGAAAAGTAGGCTATGAACAGGCGGGAAGTCTGTGTAAGTGGCAACTTCCTATCCAAAGCATTCGGATGCGCGATCGCACCCTGACAATGCACCCCATCGAACCAATATTATCCGAAACGATCGCAGCACTTTATCAGCAACAGGCAGTTACCTGTAATGGCAATCTCGATCGCCACCCCGGAATCTGGGAAAACATCTTTAAACCCATCCCGGAAGAAACCCTCTATGCCGACTTAATCGGCGAACCCGATGACTGGCAAGGCTATATTATCTATAGTCAACAGCGAGAAGGAAACTCCCAAACCCTTGCGATCGCCGATTGGGTTGCCTTAACCCCTGCTGCCATTCGTCGCCTCTGGACCTTCATCGCCGATTTTCGCTCACAATTTGCCAACGTCATTTGGCGAAGTTCTCCCGTTGATCCATTTTTGTTAACCCTGCCAGAACAAACCGGACAAATGACTGAATTCTCTCACTGGATGTTACGCATCGTCGATGTCCCCTTATCCCTGCAACAACGGGGTTATCCCAGCGGCATTGAGGCAGAATTGCATATAAAAGTACAGGATAATATCTTGTCGGAAAATAATGGAAAATTCATCCTCACCGTATCCAATGGCAAAGGCGAAGTAACTCCCGGAGGACGGGGAGACTTGCGCTTAGAGGTGCGAGGATTAGCGCCTCTTTATACCGGCTTTTTCACCCCCCATCAACTCCATTTAAGCGGTCATCTTCAAGGGAATCCTAGTGCATTATCTGTCGCAACCCAACTCTTTTCGGGACCACATCCCTGGATGGCGGATATGTTTTAA
- a CDS encoding glycosyltransferase family 4 protein → MRIAQVSPLAERVPPPGYGGIELVVSHLTDELVRRGHDVTLFASGDSETLAKLESVVPRALRLDPTVKEPAVYDMLQLNRIYEMASEFDIIHFHNGYSSLPLAELMKTSVVHTLHGNFSADSRKLYQKYGNQGYVSITNAQRDGGPELNYLDTVYNGIDIEAYPFFPKPQDPPYLAFLGRISPEKGIHHAIAIAKATGWHLKIAGKVDPVDQKFYENEIKPQIDGTQIEYLGETNHQQKVDVIGNAVATLFPITWREPFGLVMIESMCTGTPLIAMNLGSVPEVIAHGKTGIVCNSIEEMIAAIPAVEKLDRQACRDRVVSQFSIAKMVDGYEAAYRLALSKTIHQNGHIKDKLTVIA, encoded by the coding sequence ATGCGAATTGCACAAGTTTCACCCTTAGCAGAACGAGTTCCCCCACCCGGTTATGGGGGGATCGAATTAGTCGTTAGCCATTTGACGGATGAATTAGTCCGTCGGGGTCATGATGTTACCTTATTTGCCTCTGGAGATTCCGAAACCTTAGCCAAATTGGAATCGGTAGTTCCGCGCGCTTTACGTCTGGACCCGACGGTGAAAGAGCCTGCGGTGTATGATATGCTGCAACTCAACCGAATTTATGAAATGGCTTCCGAGTTTGATATTATCCACTTTCACAATGGATACTCATCATTGCCTTTGGCAGAACTGATGAAAACCTCGGTGGTGCATACTCTGCATGGCAACTTTAGCGCCGATAGCCGCAAATTGTATCAAAAGTATGGCAACCAGGGTTATGTTAGCATCACCAACGCTCAAAGAGACGGTGGACCCGAACTGAATTATCTGGATACCGTTTATAATGGGATTGATATCGAAGCCTATCCGTTCTTTCCCAAACCCCAGGACCCGCCCTATTTGGCATTTTTAGGCAGAATTTCCCCGGAGAAAGGGATTCATCATGCGATCGCGATCGCCAAAGCAACCGGCTGGCATTTGAAAATTGCTGGTAAAGTCGATCCCGTAGACCAAAAATTCTACGAAAATGAAATTAAACCCCAAATCGATGGCACCCAAATTGAATATTTAGGCGAAACCAACCACCAACAAAAGGTAGATGTAATCGGAAATGCAGTAGCAACCCTGTTCCCGATTACCTGGAGAGAACCTTTTGGCTTGGTGATGATTGAATCCATGTGTACCGGAACCCCACTCATTGCCATGAATCTGGGTTCTGTTCCTGAAGTGATTGCTCACGGTAAAACCGGCATCGTCTGCAACAGCATCGAAGAAATGATTGCTGCTATTCCCGCCGTCGAGAAGCTCGATCGCCAAGCCTGTCGCGATCGCGTCGTTAGCCAGTTTAGCATTGCCAAAATGGTTGATGGATACGAAGCCGCCTACCGCCTCGCACTCTCGAAAACCATTCACCAAAATGGTCATATCAAGGATAAATTAACCGTCATTGCCTAA
- the pbpC gene encoding penicillin-binding protein 1C, with the protein MSKMSEIGLFVQQLGLRRHPKLRGSVKILLAIGLLGTTVRMLPYLAPIRAEDIAQNQQAVTFSDRNGLPLGTLLTRDQDHTAVVAIEQVSESFLQAIIAAEDKRYYQHGAVDLQAVARAVLEAVQARSLVSGASTITMQLARMLEPAPRTLSNKLGEVWLSWRLFAGMNRDEILQAYINRLPMGGNIYGVEAAARTYFGLPAAELNLAHASILAAIPNAPNHYNPYTNWRSLKKRQRYVLDRMIADGYITPEEATRAEQEEIQVLLPDRGIIAAPHFLFWLAERLPDGVSTVQTTLDRPLQQFVQTQVQEVVRSLAAHQVNHAAALVIDNHTGEVLAYVGSPNYFADAQQGRNDGVQALRQPGSALKPFLYEFALEIGAIAPNQILADVPTHYAIPGAQLYSPVDYSEKFLGPVRVRSALANSLNVPTVRVLEQVGVERFLGRLHQLGFDHLTKSPDYYGLGLALGSGEVSLWQLARAYVAIARNGDLIPLSVMAEDLLLLPASEHPIPESSYWALIGDMLSDRYARSQAFGVESVLSLPFPAAVKTGTSSDYRDTWTVGYTVDYTVATWVGNFSGDRMKKVSGVTGAAPLWNRIMLHLHETREPAALPTPENLVEYPICAVTGLKPQPDCPSVVLEYLGPEHLNSYNRAEEFELSAEYNSWLARQSQPQLSGDRLKIAFPENDDYFILDGRESAPRIQFKLAVAPETPIEWWLIGPSGKQQLSTEANHGLFWPMEVGEWTLEVKSGDLSDRVTFQVQPPDNRPIRQGFRVRSED; encoded by the coding sequence ATGAGCAAAATGTCCGAAATTGGCTTATTCGTTCAGCAATTGGGGTTGAGGCGACATCCCAAATTGCGGGGTTCTGTGAAAATTTTACTGGCGATCGGGTTGCTGGGGACAACTGTGCGGATGTTGCCTTATTTAGCACCGATCCGCGCTGAAGATATTGCCCAAAATCAACAGGCGGTGACTTTTAGCGATCGCAATGGACTTCCCTTGGGCACCCTACTCACCCGGGACCAAGATCATACGGCTGTGGTGGCGATTGAGCAGGTTTCTGAATCGTTTCTCCAGGCAATTATCGCAGCAGAGGATAAGCGCTATTATCAGCATGGTGCGGTAGATTTACAAGCTGTTGCCCGGGCAGTTTTGGAAGCGGTACAAGCGCGATCGCTGGTTTCCGGTGCCTCCACGATTACGATGCAATTGGCGCGGATGCTGGAACCGGCCCCTCGCACATTGTCGAATAAACTGGGTGAAGTTTGGCTGTCTTGGCGATTGTTTGCGGGGATGAATCGGGATGAAATTCTCCAGGCTTATATTAACCGTCTGCCGATGGGGGGAAATATCTATGGTGTAGAAGCGGCGGCGCGGACTTATTTCGGACTACCGGCTGCGGAACTGAACCTGGCTCATGCCAGTATTCTAGCCGCAATTCCCAATGCACCGAATCATTATAATCCTTATACGAATTGGCGATCGCTGAAAAAGCGGCAGCGGTATGTGTTGGATCGCATGATTGCCGATGGTTATATTACCCCAGAGGAAGCGACTCGGGCGGAACAAGAAGAAATTCAGGTGTTACTACCCGATCGCGGGATTATCGCCGCCCCTCACTTTCTGTTTTGGCTGGCCGAACGCTTGCCGGACGGGGTTTCTACGGTGCAAACGACCCTCGATCGCCCGTTGCAGCAGTTTGTGCAAACCCAGGTGCAGGAGGTGGTTCGTTCCCTGGCGGCGCATCAGGTGAATCATGCGGCAGCGTTAGTGATTGACAATCATACTGGGGAAGTGTTGGCTTATGTCGGGTCTCCTAATTACTTCGCCGACGCGCAACAGGGGCGGAATGATGGGGTACAGGCGTTACGCCAACCGGGTTCGGCGCTCAAACCGTTTTTATATGAGTTTGCCTTAGAAATTGGGGCGATCGCCCCGAATCAGATTTTAGCCGATGTTCCCACCCATTATGCCATCCCCGGGGCGCAGTTGTATAGCCCGGTGGATTATAGTGAAAAATTTCTAGGGCCAGTGCGGGTGAGATCGGCGTTGGCGAATTCCCTAAATGTGCCAACGGTGCGGGTGTTGGAACAGGTGGGGGTGGAGCGGTTTTTGGGGCGACTGCATCAATTGGGCTTTGACCATCTCACTAAATCTCCGGACTATTATGGGTTAGGGTTAGCCTTGGGGAGTGGGGAAGTGAGTTTATGGCAGTTGGCGCGGGCTTATGTGGCGATCGCCCGCAATGGGGATTTGATTCCGTTGTCGGTAATGGCAGAAGATCTCCTTCTCCTCCCTGCGTCAGAACATCCGATCCCTGAATCTTCCTATTGGGCGCTGATTGGGGATATGTTGAGCGATCGCTATGCCCGATCGCAGGCGTTTGGGGTGGAGTCGGTCCTGAGTTTACCGTTTCCAGCAGCAGTGAAAACGGGAACTTCTTCCGATTATCGGGATACTTGGACGGTGGGATATACGGTGGATTATACGGTGGCAACTTGGGTGGGGAATTTTAGTGGCGATCGCATGAAAAAAGTCTCCGGCGTCACAGGTGCGGCCCCTTTGTGGAATCGGATTATGTTACATCTCCATGAAACCCGGGAACCTGCTGCCTTGCCGACTCCGGAAAATCTGGTTGAGTATCCCATTTGTGCGGTAACGGGATTAAAACCCCAGCCGGATTGTCCTTCGGTGGTTCTGGAATATTTGGGACCGGAACATTTGAACTCGTATAATCGGGCTGAGGAATTTGAGTTATCTGCGGAGTATAATAGCTGGTTGGCAAGGCAAAGTCAACCTCAATTGTCGGGCGATCGGCTGAAAATTGCCTTTCCTGAAAACGATGATTATTTTATCTTAGATGGGAGAGAGTCTGCGCCGCGCATTCAATTTAAGTTAGCCGTTGCACCGGAGACTCCCATAGAATGGTGGTTAATCGGTCCATCGGGGAAACAACAACTGAGCACTGAGGCGAATCATGGTTTATTTTGGCCGATGGAGGTGGGGGAATGGACATTAGAAGTTAAAAGTGGAGACTTGAGCGATCGGGTCACATTTCAAGTGCAACCCCCGGACAATCGACCCATTCGCCAAGGATTTCGGGTCAGAAGTGAGGATTAG
- a CDS encoding ATP-binding protein, whose product MTDPIGDILLVDDRPDNLRLLLNILKDKGYKVRCVTNGAMALRVSLRHPPDLILLDIQMPEMNGYQVCEQLKADPETAEIPVIFLSVIEETVEKVHAFNVGGVDYITKPFQVKEVVARVENQLQILRLQNKLKEQNILLEQEIRDRKAIEQQLLELNREMKRSNQELEQFAYVVSHDLQAPLGTIASFAQLLQNRYKDKLDGKALQFIERIITGSLTMQQLIDDLLQYSRVGRMAQVFETVNCEQVLSQALANLETKINETQALITHDPLPAIAANSMGLLQLFQNLISNALKYHHPDISPRIHIRVSLKENRWIFSIQDNGMGIETKHLERIFQIFQRLHSDKDYPGTGIGLAICKKIVELHGGKIWVESCPLQGSTFYFTIPDQKNKRIP is encoded by the coding sequence ATGACCGATCCCATCGGAGATATTTTATTAGTAGACGATCGCCCGGATAACCTGCGCTTGCTTTTAAATATTCTGAAAGACAAGGGTTATAAAGTCCGGTGCGTGACCAATGGTGCGATGGCCCTCCGAGTCTCTCTTAGACATCCTCCTGACCTGATCTTGCTCGATATCCAAATGCCGGAAATGAACGGGTATCAAGTCTGTGAACAACTCAAAGCCGATCCGGAAACCGCCGAAATTCCCGTGATTTTTTTAAGCGTGATTGAGGAGACGGTGGAAAAAGTCCATGCCTTTAATGTCGGGGGAGTGGACTATATCACCAAACCGTTTCAAGTCAAAGAAGTGGTGGCGCGGGTAGAAAACCAACTGCAAATTCTGCGACTACAAAATAAGCTGAAAGAGCAAAATATTCTACTTGAACAGGAAATTCGCGATCGCAAAGCTATCGAACAGCAGTTACTGGAATTAAACCGAGAAATGAAACGGTCTAATCAGGAACTTGAACAGTTCGCTTATGTAGTTTCCCATGACTTACAAGCGCCTTTAGGAACCATTGCCAGCTTTGCCCAACTGTTACAAAACCGTTACAAAGATAAACTTGATGGCAAAGCCCTTCAGTTTATTGAGCGCATCATCACGGGTAGTTTGACGATGCAACAGTTGATTGATGACTTACTACAATATTCCCGAGTGGGGAGAATGGCACAAGTCTTTGAAACTGTCAACTGCGAGCAAGTATTATCCCAGGCCCTGGCGAATCTCGAAACCAAAATTAACGAAACTCAAGCCCTGATTACCCATGATCCATTACCGGCGATCGCGGCGAATAGCATGGGGTTATTGCAATTGTTTCAAAACTTAATCAGTAACGCCCTAAAATACCATCACCCCGATATTTCCCCCCGAATCCATATTAGGGTCTCTCTGAAGGAGAATAGGTGGATATTTTCAATTCAGGATAATGGAATGGGAATAGAAACCAAGCACCTAGAACGGATATTTCAAATTTTTCAGCGCCTCCATTCCGACAAAGATTACCCAGGAACGGGCATCGGACTCGCCATTTGTAAAAAAATTGTCGAATTGCATGGGGGGAAAATTTGGGTCGAATCTTGTCCGTTACAGGGTTCAACATTTTACTTTACCATACCGGATCAAAAAAACAAGAGAATCCCTTAA
- a CDS encoding response regulator, producing the protein MNSALNPHTILIANDDSSFCLLIEEAFHEVRANLTLFFVEDGEQLLDYLYRRGPYEDPINSPFPDLLLLDLNMPRVDGREALVEIKSDPKLKTIPIVILSSSYHEEDISKCYNAGANSFIINPLTFDQLAVAMQSLCNYWLSVVSLPPKKL; encoded by the coding sequence ATGAATTCAGCCCTCAACCCCCACACTATTTTAATCGCAAATGACGATTCCTCCTTCTGTCTCCTGATTGAAGAAGCCTTTCACGAAGTTCGCGCCAACCTCACCTTATTTTTTGTAGAAGATGGAGAACAACTCCTCGACTATCTTTATCGGCGCGGCCCTTATGAAGACCCCATCAATTCGCCTTTTCCAGATCTCCTTTTGCTGGATCTCAATATGCCCAGAGTTGACGGACGAGAGGCATTAGTCGAAATTAAATCGGACCCCAAACTCAAGACAATTCCCATTGTTATCCTGAGTAGTTCCTATCATGAAGAAGATATTTCTAAATGCTACAATGCCGGTGCAAACTCCTTTATTATCAACCCCTTAACCTTCGACCAATTGGCAGTAGCCATGCAGAGCTTATGTAACTATTGGTTATCTGTCGTCTCCCTTCCCCCCAAAAAACTATAA
- the glgA gene encoding glycogen synthase GlgA — protein MYIVQIASECAPVIKAGGLGDVVYGLSRELENRGHTVELILPKYDCMRYDHIWGLHDAYKDLFVPWYGGAVHCSVYCGWVHGRVCFFIEPHCEDNFFNRGCYYGCSDDNMRFAFFSKAALEFLLRSNKRPDIIHCHDWQTGLIPVLLYEIYKYNGMWNQRVCYTIHNFKHQGMAGSEVLQGTGLNQDAYYFQYDRLRDNFNPFAINLMKGGIVYSNAVTTVSPHHAWEAHYTEVGSGLGHTLHLHQDKFTGILNGIDYDFWNPETDRYIPSHFSIDDFEAKQEAKKALRSQLLLRDEDKPIIAYIGRLDQQKGVHLVHHAMYYALSRGAQFVLLGSATESAINDHFWHEKQFLNDNPDCHLELGFNEELSHLIYAGSDMILVPSNYEPCGLTQMIGLKYGTVPIVRGVGGLVNTVFDRDYDQNKPPEKRNGYVFYETDHDAVESALGRAIDLWYESPKEFRELAIQGMEYDYSWNYPGKNYVEIYESIRHK, from the coding sequence ATGTACATCGTACAGATTGCCTCGGAATGCGCCCCCGTAATTAAAGCGGGCGGATTGGGGGATGTGGTTTATGGATTAAGCCGAGAGTTGGAGAATCGGGGCCATACGGTGGAACTGATTCTGCCTAAATATGATTGTATGCGCTATGACCATATTTGGGGCCTTCATGATGCCTATAAGGACTTGTTTGTGCCTTGGTATGGGGGGGCTGTTCACTGTTCGGTCTATTGTGGATGGGTCCACGGGCGGGTTTGCTTCTTTATTGAACCCCACTGCGAGGATAATTTCTTTAACCGGGGTTGTTACTACGGTTGCAGTGATGATAATATGCGCTTTGCCTTCTTTAGCAAGGCGGCTTTAGAATTTCTCCTCAGAAGTAATAAGCGACCTGATATCATTCATTGTCATGACTGGCAAACGGGTTTAATTCCGGTCTTGTTGTACGAAATCTACAAGTATAATGGGATGTGGAATCAGCGGGTTTGCTACACAATTCACAACTTTAAACATCAAGGGATGGCGGGTTCGGAGGTACTCCAAGGAACGGGGCTGAATCAAGATGCTTATTACTTCCAATACGATCGCCTTCGGGATAATTTTAATCCCTTTGCTATAAATCTGATGAAAGGCGGAATTGTTTATTCTAATGCGGTGACGACGGTTTCCCCTCACCATGCTTGGGAAGCGCATTACACCGAGGTTGGTTCCGGATTGGGTCATACGTTACATTTACATCAGGATAAGTTTACCGGGATTCTGAATGGAATTGATTACGATTTCTGGAATCCAGAAACAGACCGCTACATTCCCTCTCATTTCAGTATTGATGATTTTGAAGCCAAGCAAGAAGCGAAGAAAGCGCTGCGATCGCAATTATTGTTGCGAGATGAAGATAAACCAATTATCGCTTATATTGGACGGCTTGACCAGCAAAAGGGTGTGCATCTAGTGCATCATGCTATGTACTATGCCTTGAGTAGAGGGGCGCAGTTTGTCCTCCTAGGTTCAGCCACCGAATCGGCGATTAATGACCATTTTTGGCATGAGAAACAGTTCTTAAATGATAATCCAGACTGTCATCTGGAGTTAGGCTTTAATGAAGAGTTATCCCATCTCATCTATGCCGGGTCAGACATGATTCTGGTTCCGAGTAATTATGAACCCTGTGGGTTAACCCAAATGATTGGCTTGAAATATGGCACGGTTCCGATTGTGCGCGGGGTTGGGGGATTGGTGAATACGGTATTTGACCGCGATTATGACCAGAATAAGCCCCCGGAAAAACGGAATGGTTATGTGTTTTATGAAACGGATCATGATGCGGTGGAGTCGGCCCTGGGTCGGGCGATCGATTTGTGGTATGAGTCCCCGAAAGAGTTTCGGGAATTAGCAATTCAAGGTATGGAATATGACTACTCGTGGAATTATCCTGGAAAAAATTATGTAGAGATTTACGAATCCATTCGGCATAAATAA